One genomic window of Micropterus dolomieu isolate WLL.071019.BEF.003 ecotype Adirondacks linkage group LG14, ASM2129224v1, whole genome shotgun sequence includes the following:
- the prr35 gene encoding proline-rich protein 35, whose protein sequence is MSKDDVCKVTSASKHKERKPKKPHYIPRPWGKPYNYKCFQCPFTCMEKSHLYNHMKYSLCKNSLSLLIESDWPYKKGNILHPEQLRPFQQAHGHQATGKNGLEQVTGTEERQRQHRAMEEEGEDRESQVQEDEEEGGRGDGVEMNGLMKESTSNNREDAAECTTKNTKQPESELLMADMLSLEDQLLRARSVEVEAQLKHYKLSKTYLTAPGLLSEQWRLLATSHTKAKAEGAQPRVSNSIPCYPPPPNLVDYQDPTGLNLSMLGVGYPISPSLFSYMNSAIPTAATGVTAQTHAQLAQLPFLASAAQLMHPASSTHTDRAFIPPRLYYPFLCEHTFGPASSQSDASKVLKTSTNSLEANPLFGFQPKVNLWKVPALRPGTTADSPAGWASPQRDSPDQGYRLGDKLQATAKNSKASWGLKRTGAPLGNHETPVEKKPAMGFTLDLLKNIQTASNLNMAADKLLFHGSLQDAKLQPRPAELWYNEPLTSPNSETSSLSTCGGPNSQDSTAARTMGEGASESVAALLSDLSKALQEYQEAERKISHLEKEDLPAQRHLWEHLSKIRSELSHIHQALERTARQSDGPLDLSVKRGSTDSVGDLSMREDGSLKDNTTETEEEEEELEERKEEEENESERKAMKASLESRKQSLDMLIKMSQASVVNTEVLSPGGLGMRPSSAEALWPSRTTKCEADSSVLLCPDGRSVVFTDIPSSAKTSKRPPSTRLEAHCPLSPLTASDN, encoded by the exons ATGTCCAAGGACGATGTTTGTAAAGTGACATCTGCCAGCAAACACAAGGAGCGCAAGCCTAAGAAGCCTCACTATATTCCCCGGCCATGGGGCAAACCCTACAACTACAAATGCTTCCAGTGTCCCTTCACCTGCATGGAGAAGTCCCACCTGTACAACCATATGAAGTACAGCCTATGCAAGAACTCCCTTTCTCTGCTCATAGAGTCAGATTGGCCATATAAAAAGGGCAACATCTTGCACCCAGAGCAGCTACGACCTTTTCAGCAAGCACATGGCCATCAAGCTACTGGGAAAAATGGACTAGAGCAGGTAACAGGGACTGAGGAGAGACAAAGGCAACACAGGGCCATGGAGGAGGAAGGTGAAGACAGGGAAAGCCAGGTACaagaagatgaggaagagggaggacgaggagatggAGTAGAGATGAATGGGCTGATGAAAGAGAGCACCAGTAACAACAGAGAAGATGCCGCGGAGTGCACTACTAAGAACACCAAACAACCAGAGTCAGAGCTTTTGATGGCTGACATGCTCTCCCTGGAAGATCAACTTTTACGAGCACGCTCAGTAGAGGTAGAGGCCCAGCTGAAACACTATAAGCTATCCAAGACATATCTAACAGCTCCTGGCCTGCTGTCGGAGCAGTGGCGGCTGTTAGCAACCAGCCACACAAAGGCCAAAGCTGAAGGTGCTCAGCCCCGAGTGAGTAATTCCATCCCCTGTTACCCTCCTCCGCCAAACCTGGTGGATTACCAGGATCCCACCGGACTAAACCTGTCAATGCTCGGGGTGGGCTACCCCATCAGCCCCAGCCTCTTCTCCTACATGAACTCAGCCATTCCCACTGCTGCCACGGGTGTCACCGCCCAGACACACGCGCAGCTTGCCCAGCTTCCCTTCCTGGCATCGGCCGCTCAGCTGATGCACCCAGCCTCCAGcacccacacagacagagcTTTCATTCCCCCTCGTCTCTACTACCCCTTCCTGTGTGAGCACACATTCGGACCAGCCTCCAGTCAGAGTGATGCCAGCAAAGTGCTCAAGACGTCCACAAACAGTCTAGAAGCGAATCCCCTGTTTGGCTTTCAGCCTAAAGTCAACCTGTGGAAAGTGCCTGCTTTGCGGCCGGGAACCACCGCAGACTCCCCTGCTGGCTGGGCGTCACCTCAGAGAGACTCCCCCGACCAGGGCTATAGGTTGGGGGATAAACTGCAGGCTACAGCCAAGAATAGTAAAGCAAGTTGGGGGCTCAAGAGAACAGGGGCCCCTCTGGGGAACCATGAGACACCTGTGGAGAAGAAGCCGGCCATGGGTTTCACTTTGGACCTTCTTAAGAATATTCAGACTGCATCAAATCTTAATATGGCAGCGGACAAACTTCTGTTCCATGGCAG TTTACAGGATGCTAAGCTTCAGCCTCGGCCTGCTGAATTGTGGTACAATGAACCTCTCACCAGTCCCAACAGTGAAACATCCTCACTTTCTACCTGTGGGGGACCCAATAGCCAGGACTCGACTGCTGCCCGGACAATGGGGGAGGGCGCTTCAGAGTCAGTGGCTGCTCTCCTCAGTGACCTCTCCAAGGCCTTGCAGGAGTACCAGGAGGCTGAGCGGAAAATCTCCCACCTGGAGAAGGAGGACCTTCCTGCCCAGCGCCACCTCTGGGAACACCTGAGCAAAATCCGCAGCGAGCTCTCCCACATCCACCAGGCGCTAGAGCGGACGGCTCGGCAGAGCGACGGGCCTCTCGACCTGTCAGTCAAGAGAGGCTCGACAGATTCAGTTGGTGACCTCAGCATGAGAGAAGATGGCAGTCTTAAAGACAACacgacagagacagaggaggaggaggaggagttagaggagagaaaggaggaagaagagaatgAGAGCGAGAGGAAGGCGATGAAGGCTTCGTTGGAGAGTCGTAAGCAGTCGTTGGACATGTTGATCAAGATGAGTCAGGCGTCGGTGGTAAACACAGAAGTTCTCTCTCCGGGGGGTCTTGGCATGAGGCCCAGTTCTGCTGAGGCCTTATGGCCAAGCAGAACCACCAAGTGTGAGGCAGACTCCAGCGTCCTGCTCTGCCCTGACGGCCGGTCAGTGGTGTTCACAGACATCCCCTCCTCTGCCAAAACCTCAAAGAGACCACCGTCCACACGACTAGAAGCCCATTGTCCTCTGAGCCCTTTGACAGCTTCTGACAATTAA